Proteins from a single region of Primulina tabacum isolate GXHZ01 chromosome 5, ASM2559414v2, whole genome shotgun sequence:
- the LOC142544563 gene encoding phospholipase A1-Ibeta2, chloroplastic-like, which produces MQIEYTLPAHNLQPFQARRAAFRYTGSPLNPLSRVQASQKPENITTKHLFNLEKLLQTPPSKEPPDQLIPLQKEPQQETRSKGFFERLKLAGGWPEMKAAEEMSPRHLNRLRRLLSKSQEYSPRNNLGIRWREYHGSSDWTGLLDPLDENLRREVVRFGEFIQGAYHCFHSNPSMSTEECQRPRHVALPDKSYKVTKSLYSTSSIGLPSWVDDVAPDLGWMTQRSSWAGYVAICDDRREIQRMGRRDIIISLRGTATCLEWAENMRDLLVPISQEEEKDGGLPRVECGFLSLFKTRGADDHVPSLAQSVVDEVQRLIKKYKGETLSITITGHSLGAALALLVGDELSACAPNMPPIAVFSFGGPRVGNRAFANRLNSRNVKVLRIVNSQDVITRVPGMFVSEELDNKLRCSGAEKFLNVVDRSMPWAYAHVGTELRVDTKMSPFLEPHADVACCHDLEAYLHLVDGFLASNCPFRANAKRSLLKLLNEQKSNVKRLYTSKAKALILNPERNNMSAIPSCLPSPS; this is translated from the coding sequence ATGCAAATCGAATACACGCTCCCGGCGCACAATCTCCAGCCCTTTCAGGCCAGGCGAGCCGCCTTTCGATACACCGGTTCGCCTCTGAACCCTTTGAGTCGAGTTCAAGCATCTCAGAAACCAGAAAATATCACCACAAAGCACCTCTTCAACCTTGAAAAGTTGTTGCAGACTCCGCCTTCGAAAGAGCCACCCGATCAGCTGATACCGTTACAGAAAGAACCCCAACAGGAAACTCGGTCTAAAGGTTTCTTTGAAAGGTTGAAGTTGGCCGGAGGATGGCCGGAAATGAAGGCTGCGGAGGAAATGTCACCGCGTCATTTAAACAGGCTGCGGCGGCTACTTTCCAAGTCGCAGGAATATTCTCCTCGGAATAATCTCGGCATCCGGTGGAGGGAGTATCACGGCAGCAGCGATTGGACGGGTTTACTCGACCCTCTGGATGAGAATCTCCGGCGAGAGGTTGTTCGGTTCGGGGAGTTTATTCAGGGGGCGTATCATTGCTTTCATTCAAACCCGTCAATGTCAACGGAAGAATGTCAAAGGCCTCGCCACGTGGCTCTTCCTGACAAATCTTACAAGGTCACGAAGAGCCTATATTCCACGTCTTCAATCGGGCTGCCAAGTTGGGTCGATGACGTGGCCCCGGATCTTGGGTGGATGACCCAACGCTCAAGTTGGGCCGGGTACGTCGCTATTTGTGATGATCGGAGGGAGATCCAACGGATGGGAAGGAGAGATATCATTATCTCCTTACGTGGGACTGCCACGTGTCTCGAATGGGCCGAAAATATGAGAGATTTATTGGTTCCAATTTcccaagaagaagaaaaagatggAGGATTACCCAGAGTGGAATGCGGGTTTTTGAGCTTGTTCAAGACTCGTGGTGCTGATGACCATGTTCCAAGTTTAGCTCAATCAGTAGTTGACGAAGTTCAAAGATTAATCAAAAAATACAAAggtgaaactcttagtataacaATAACCGGACACAGCCTTGGTGCCGCCCTAGCTTTGTTGGTGGGGGATGAACTGAGTGCATGCGCTCCTAACATGCCTCCAATTGCCGTTTTCTCCTTCGGCGGCCCGCGAGTTGGAAATCGAGCTTTTGCGAATCGACTCAACTCAAGAAACGTTAAGGTCCTACGGATCGTGAACTCTCAGGACGTGATCACGCGGGTTCCTGGTATGTTTGTGAGCGAAGAACTTGACAATAAATTGAGATGTTCCGGAGCCGAAAAGTTTCTTAATGTAGTCGACAGAAGTATGCCGTGGGCGTACGCACACGTCGGGACGGAACTCCGAGTTGATACCAAAATGTCTCCATTTTTAGAGCCTCACGCAGATGTAGCTTGTTGCCATGATTTGGAAGCGTATCTGCACTTGGTGGATGGGTTTTTGGCATCAAATTGCCCATTTAGGGCAAATGCAAAGAGAAGCTTATTGAAGTTGCTTAATGAACAAAAATCAAACGTCAAAAGATTGTACACAAGCAAGGCAAAGGCCTTGATCTTGAATCCTGAAAGAAATAATATGTCGGCAATACCAAGTTGTTTGCCAAGTCCATCTTGA
- the LOC142545111 gene encoding oleosin L-like, with translation MAQNQPRSDVQQRFQQPPHQERQQLSRQVAKTTTAVTLGGSLMVLSGLTLAGTVIALVLATPLLVIFSPVLVPATITIFLILAGFVTSGGCGATASFLFYWMYKYATGKHPVGADQLDRAREKISHAAYDVKDRAEHAARAGQQGT, from the coding sequence ATGGCTCAGAACCAGCCCCGGTCCGACGTCCAACAGAGGTTCCAGCAGCCGCCGCATCAGGAGCGGCAGCAGCTTTCCCGCCAGGTGGCGAAAACAACGACCGCCGTCACTCTTGGCGGTTCTCTCATGGTCCTCTCCGGACTCACTCTGGCAGGGACCGTCATAGCCCTGGTGTTGGCCACTCCGCTTCTGGTGATATTTAGCCCGGTTCTTGTCCCCGCTACCATAACCATTTTCTTGATCCTCGCAGGCTTCGTAACTTCGGGTGGATGCGgcgccaccgccagcttcttgTTCTACTGGATGTACAAATACGCCACCGGAAAACACCCTGTTGGGGCTGATCAGCTTGACCGTGCTCGTGAGAAAATCTCGCATGCGGCGTACGATGTTAAGGACAGGGCGGAGCATGCTGCCAGGGCTGGCCAGCAGGGAACTTGA
- the LOC142545439 gene encoding LOW QUALITY PROTEIN: ferredoxin C 2, chloroplastic-like (The sequence of the model RefSeq protein was modified relative to this genomic sequence to represent the inferred CDS: deleted 1 base in 1 codon), whose amino-acid sequence MDLKTPCTACLSVNRRPPRLGPSSNQKFIAMPFNSRRKIVSQLQSSVAVNGSAQFPTVPTHKVTVHDRQRGVVHEFWVPEDQYILHTAESQSISLPFACRHGCCTSCAVRVKSGQLRQPEALGISAELKDKGYALLCVGFPSSDLEVETQDEDEVYWLQFGRYFARGPIERDDYALELAMGDE is encoded by the exons ATGGACCTTAAAACTCCGTGT ACCGCCTGCCTTTCAGTTAACAGAAGGCCACCGCGCCTTGGGCCATCGTCAAACCAAAAGTTCATAGCCATGCCCTTTAATTCGCGGCGAAAAATAGTATCGCAGCTTCAAAGTTCGGTTGCGGTGAATGGTAGCGCTCAATTTCCCACTGTTCCGACCCATAAAGTCACTGTACACGATCGCCAACGGGGAGTTGTCCATGAGTTTTGGGTGCCCGAG GACCAATATATACTACACACGGCAGAGTCTCAGAGTATAAGTCTACCCTTTGCTTGCAGACATG GTTGTTGTACCAGCTGTGCTGTTCGTGTGAAGTCTGGGCAACTCAGACAGCCTGAAGCATTGGGAATATCTGCTGAATTGAAAGATAAG GGGTACGCACTTCTTTGTGTGGGCTTCCCATCATCCGACCTGGAGGTCGAAACACAAGATGAGGATGAG GTGTATTGGCTTCAATTTGGACGATATTTTGCAAGAGGGCCTATT GAAAGAGATGATTATGCGTTAGAATTGGCAATGGGAGATGAGTAA